The Candida dubliniensis CD36 chromosome 5, complete sequence genome has a window encoding:
- a CDS encoding RNA-binding protein, putative (apparent fusion of orf19.4262 and orf19.4263;~Similar to S. cerevisiae PUF2;~In S. cerevisiae: member of the PUF protein family; preferentially binds mRNAs encoding membrane-associated proteins) → MNTGSSQDSIPIENISLGLSTSPLNTISSGGSDSTIGHLNTPPTTRVRSGSLFSIWNEPSLSHNSNNTSNGHEMATSTSRNRSYTTTGALPSITIDSFSESLQKSSAPRVSTSPFISVPNNDMIVLDNFQTNLPRLRSQTISGTPISSQNTLPHPSESLNAPHHFPQVFETVSSNPSSASVLPFNQSPQLFDDVDFTRFLITTSFDNPNLGPTKYLLFDNLPLIINASKLFGILSNSLNQRMGSIHGIRITTTTTSKLALVECTSIDTAMSLKASFNHLELVPGNILYVAFAKVDDVQSIGQQRVRSQHPQQLVTSPAQPLPQLQQQHQPLPLPQLSPNHNTNHTHNHNHNHNHQQPQLVQHSLPDKSESPDPTDILSIQQNLMNSIAKLSSTVDSKKIESLINKCIAYSNDQYQSDFGPLPDPIPLRKFDSPTLRDLRKVLENNEAQLIGQNVDGGEVMSSFELEEFCLAMLDELPELSYDYLGNTIVQKLFTLVESPLVKLMMVKEVAPYLTQLGIHKNGTWAIQKIINLCHSDYQQMNLIGASLKPYAVKLFNDQFGNYVIQGCIKFGSPFNDFVFEAMLDNFLEISVGRFGARCIRTVLESCHDSSSTSPVTNEQVLLVAGLIIEFANELAVNSNGSLLITWYLDTFKDCDSKIELLMSKFLPNIKTLCVHKLANLTVLKILNNRVDDKSRVTTMDAIFNNKETLEYILQESDNSNTTAGPLFIYKILSNPILADLVNQHVPTIRKILMELNIVNFQNYKKLMDEVGISSTRIGRNGSTKRNGTFNGNRRGGSMRGNKQDGYIAPPPPPPPPPQQQQYFVQGIPNPQGQHSPIKPQLQPQQQQQQQRSGSPPFQNRYIPMPQVPSQYNNVTPQMYMKQMYAQQQAQIQQQFYLQQQQQQQQQQQQQQQQQQMSPQEFAVMQQLEQLSLSSAALGYNSNPGTPTLQRHSFT, encoded by the coding sequence ATGAATACTGGAAGTTCCCAAGATTCAAtaccaattgaaaatatttcGTTGGGCTTGTCAACGTCACCATTGAATACGATATCCAGTGGTGGCAGtgattcaacaattggTCATTTAAATacaccaccaacaactaGAGTCAGATCAGgatcattattttcaatttggaaTGAACCCAGTCTCAGCcataatagtaataatacCAGTAATGGTCATGAAATGGCCACAAGCACTTCGAGAAACCGTTCCTATACAACTACTGGTGCTCTTCCTAGTATTActattgattcattttctGAATCGCTACAAAAATCATCTGCACCTCGAGTGTCAACATCTCCGTTTATTTCTGTCCCAAACAATGACATGATAGTATTGGATAATTTTCAAACTAATCTTCCTCGATTACGTTCACAAACCATATCTGGTACCCCAATAAGTTCTCAAAATACATTGCCACACCCATCAGAGTCTTTGAATGCTCCTCATCATTTCCCTCAAGTGTTTGAAACAGTGTCACTGAATCCATCGTCCGCATCAGTATTACCATTTAACCAACTGCCGCAATTGTTTGATGACGTTGATTTCACTCGTTTTTTGATAACAACAAGCTTCGATAATCCAAACTTGGGACCTACAAAATACTTGttgtttgataatttgCCCTTGATTATTAATGCTCTGAAACTATTTGGAATACTTTCGAATTCGTTGAACCAAAGAATGGGCAGTATCCATGGAATTAgaattactactactactacgTCCAAATTAGCATTGGTTGAATGTACAAGCATTGACACTGCTATGTCATTGAAGGCTAGCTTTAATCATTTAGAACTTGTACCAGGGAATATATTATATGTTGCCTTTGCCAAAGTCGATGATGTACAAAGTATTGGCCAACAACGAGTTCGTTCACAACATCCACAACAATTGGTCACCTCACCTGCTCAACCATTACCACAgttacaacaacagcatCAGCCATTACCGCTACCACAACTTTCCCCTAACCACAATACGAATCATACTCATAATCACAACCATAATCATAACCaccaacaaccacaacttGTACAACACAGTTTGCCTGATAAGTCGGAAAGCCCTGATCCAACTGACATTTTATCGATACAACAGAATCTTATGAATTCAATTGCCAAATTGTCATCAACAGTTGACAGTAAGAAGATTGAATCACTCATCAATAAATGTATTGCTTACTCAAATGATCAATATCAGAGTGATTTTGGTCCATTACCAGATCCAATCCCTTTACgaaaatttgattcacCTACGTTGCGCGATTTGCGTAAAGTATTAGAAAACAATGAGGCACAATTGATTGGTCAAAATGTTGATGGAGGGGAAGTTATGTCATCCTTTGAATTAGAAGAATTCTGTCTTGCCATGCTTGATGAATTGCCAGAATTGAGTTATGATTATTTGGGTAACACAATTGTACAGAAATTGTTCACTCTTGTTGAATCACCATTGGTTAAGTTGATGATGGTCAAAGAAGTTGCTCCCTATTTAACACAATTGGGAATCCATAAAAATGGGACCTGGgcaattcaaaaaatcattaatttatgCCATTCAGACTACCAACAAATGAATCTTATTGGGGCCAGTCTCAAGCCTTATGCGgttaaattgtttaatgatCAATTTGGAAACTATGTGATTCAAGGTTGTATTAAGTTTGGGTCTCCATTCAATGACTTTGTGTTTGAAGCCATGTTAGACAATTTCTTGGAGATCAGTGTAGGGAGATTTGGCGCTCGTTGCATTCGTACTGTATTGGAAAGTTGTCACGATTCAAGTAGTACTTCTCCTGTGACAAATGAACAAGTTTTATTGGTGGCAGGTTTGATTATAGAATTTGCTAATGAATTAGCTGTCAATTCCAATGGGTCGTTGTTGATTACTTGGTATTTGGATACTTTTAAAGATTGCGATTCGAAAATTGAACTATTAATGTCAAAGTTTTTACCAAATATAAAGACACTTTGTGTACATAAATTGGCCAACTTGACagtattaaaaattttgaataatagagttgatgataaatcaagAGTGACTACAATGGATGccattttcaacaataaagaaaCTTTGGAATATATTTTACAAGAGAGTGACAACAGTAATACCACTGCTGGCCCGCTTTTCatttataaaattttgAGCAATCCTATTTTGGCCGACTTGGTCAACCAACATGTCCCCACCATACGTAAAATTTTAATGGAATTGAATATAGTTAATTTCCAAAACTATAAGAAATTAATGGATGAGGTTGGTATTTCAAGTACTAGAATTGGCAGAAATGGCAgtacaaaaagaaatggtACTTTTAATGGCAATAGAAGAGGAGGGAGTATGAGAGGAAACAAGCAGGATGGATATATTGCACCGCCGCCACCGccgccaccaccaccacaacagcaacagtaCTTTGTGCAAGGAATTCCCAATCCACAAGGTCAACATTCACCAATAAAACCACAACttcaaccacaacaacagcagcaacaacagcgTCTGGGCTCCCCGCCATTCCAAAACAGGTACATTCCAATGCCACAAGTCCCGCTGCAATATAACAATGTCACACCACAAATGTATATGAAACAAATGTATgctcaacaacaagcacaaatccaacaacaattttatttacaacaacagcagcagcagcaacagcaacaacaacaacaacaacagcaacagcaaatGCTGCCACAAGAGTTTGCAGTTATGCAACAATTAGAACAGTTATCATTGAGTTCAGCTGCATTGGGATATAACTCTAATCCTGGAACTCCAACTTTGCAAAGACATCTGTTCACTTAA
- a CDS encoding U3 small nucleolar RNA-associated protein, putative (Similar to S. cerevisiae UTP13;~In S. cerevisiae: component of the small subunit (SSU) processome containing the U3 snoRNA that is involved in processing of pre-18S rRNA) produces MDTLKTTYAHTDIEPIYVGGTSASISTSNGELLATPLNEDVIVTNLTTNEIIYKIPGDGEVVTNLAITPDGSYLAMISQSQLLRIFDLNKGSVVKNFKLPSPVYISSVDTTSSLFAFGGSDGVITVWDIENGYVTHLLKGHGTTICSLTFHGELNSQDWRLASGDTMGTVKIWDLVKRRCIHTLKDHNTAVRGVGFDRDGDLFISGGRDNVVIIYNTKNFKTLNTFPINEQIEAAGFVSLIDERQYFYTAGSENVLKVWDIKLGEMIGRSPIPLKTNEELLIIDVIKLYNNNLYLVISDQTLIELDLQELTPDHEVVEFPIVKRIAGNQGIIADIKYVGPEFNLLAMATNSPALRIVDTEKPLELRVYEGHTDILNAVDVSTDGKWIATASKDNEARLWRWNDELQDFEPFARFQGHAGAVTAISLSKSQNEPRFLITGSSDLTIKKWKIPNAPNSIVKTSEYTRRAHDKDINSIDVSPNDEYFATASYDKLGKVWQTDSGETIGVLKGHKRGLWDINFYKFDKLIVTGSGDKTIKVWSLLDFSCKKTLEGHTNSVQRVKFFNREHPQLLSCGADGLIKLWDYKQGEIIKSLDNHDQRIWAMDLKNDGEFFTTADADGKLSSWTDNTEEEVKLKELQAKEKIEQEQSLSNFIKNKDWSNAFLLALTLDHSMRLYNVIKSSIETNDDKDSIIGSFALENTISLLDDVQLVKLFKKIRDWNVNFKFFEISQKLLNVILNNFAVDKLTEVPGLMKIMESIIPYNERHYNRIDEMVEQTYVLDYTVEQMNKLIA; encoded by the coding sequence ATGGATACTCTAAAAACAACATATGCACATACTGACATTGAGCCAATCTATGTTGGTGGAACCAGTGCTAGTATTTCCACATCCAACGGTGAATTATTAGCCACTCCATTAAATGAAGACGTTATAGTTACCAATTTAACTACTAATGAAATAATATACAAAATCCCTGGAGATGGAGAAGTCGTTACTAATTTAGCAATCACCCCTGATGGCTCATATTTAGCAATGATATCGCAGTCTCAGTTATTAAGAATTTTTGACCTTAACAAAGGTTCAGTTGTCAAGAATTTTAAATTACCCTCACCAGTGTACATTTCCAGTGTTGATACCACATCTAGTTTATTTGCCTTTGGTGGTTCTGATGGGGTGATTACTGTATGGGACATTGAAAATGGGTATGTTACCCATTTATTGAAAGGTCATGGTACGACAATCTGTTCATTAACTTTCCATGGTGAATTAAATTCTCAAGATTGGAGATTAGCAAGTGGTGATACCATGGGTACGGTTAAAATCTGGGATTTAGTGAAAAGAAGATGTATTCATACTTTAAAAGATCACAACACTGCAGTTAGAGGGGTTGGATTTGATCGAGATGGTGATTTATTCATATCTGGAGGTAGAGATAATGTGGtgattatttataataCCAAAAATTTTAAGACCCTTAACACATTCCCAATAAACGAACAAATTGAAGCGGCAGGATTTGTTAGTTTAATTGATGAGAGACAATACTTTTATACTGCTGGACTGGAGAATGTTTTGAAAGTATGGGATATCAAATTGGGAGAAATGATAGGCAGATCACCTATCCCATTAAAGACcaatgaagaattattaattattgatgtAATAAAGTTgtataataacaatttatatttggtGATTAGTGATCAAACTTTAATTGAACTagatttacaagaattgaCACCAGATCATGAGGTTGTTGAATTCCCAATTGTGAAAAGAATTGCTGGTAATCAAGGTATTATTGCTGACATTAAATACGTTGGTCCTGAATTCAATCTTTTAGCAATGGCGACAAATTCTCCAGCATTaagaattgttgatacTGAGAAGCCATTAGAATTGAGAGTATACGAAGGGCATACTGATATCCTTAATGCTGTTGATGTATCTACCGATGGTAAATGGATAGCCACTGCTTCCAAAGACAATGAAGCTAGATTATGGCGTTGGAATGATGAATTACAAGATTTTGAACCATTCGCTAGATTCCAAGGTCATGCAGGTGCTGTCACTGCCATTAGTTTATCGAAATCACAAAATGAACCTAGATTTTTAATTACTGGATCGAGTGATttaacaattaaaaaatggaaaatacCAAATGCACCAAATTCCATAGTCAAAACTTCAGAATACACTAGAAGAGCCCATGATAAAGatatcaattcaattgatgttTCACCCAATGATGAATATTTTGCTACTGCGTCATATGATAAGTTGGGGAAAGTATGGCAAACAGATAGTGGAGAAACTATTGGAGTTTTAAAAGGTCACAAACGTGGGTTATGGGATATAAATTTTTACAAATTTGACAAATTGATAGTCACTGGGAGTGGAGATAAGACGATTAAAGTTTGGTCATTATTGGATTTTTCCTGTAAGAAAACACTAGAAGGACATACCAATTCTGTTCAAAGagttaaatttttcaatagaGAACATCctcaattattatcatgTGGTGCTGATGGGTTAATTAAACTTTGGGATTATAAACAAGgagaaatcattaaatcTTTGGATAATCATGATCAAAGAATTTGGGCCatggatttgaaaaatgatgGAGAATTTTTCACTACTGCTGATGCCGACGGGAAATTAAGTTCTTGGACAGATAATACTGAAGAAGAGGTCAAACTTAAAGAATTACAAGCTAAAGAGAAAATAGAACAAGAGCAAAGTTTGAGTAACTTTATCAAGAATAAAGATTGGAGTAATGCCTTTTTGTTGGCCTTGACGTTGGATCATTCAATGAGGTTATATAATGTGATCAAGTCCAGTATTGAAacaaatgatgataaagatTCTATAATTGGGTCATTTGCATTAGAGAACACTATAAGTTTATTGGATGATGTGCAATTGgtcaaattatttaaaaaaattcgTGATTGGAATGTtaatttcaagttttttgaaatcagTCAAAAGTTATTGAATGtaatattgaataatttcGCTGTGGATAAATTAACTGAAGTTCCAGGTTTGATGAAGATTATGGAGAGTATTATACCTTATAATGAACGTCATTACAATAGGATTGACGAAATGGTGGAACAGACTTATGTGTTGGATTATACTGTTGAACAAATGAATAAGCTAATTGCTTAG
- a CDS encoding meiotic septin, putative (Similar to S. cerevisiae SPR28;~spliced gene), which translates to MIYTAEQIRHKKKLKKGINFNLLVVGVNDLGKKTFINTLINQPYYQINQPIPNTSQSSIAGTSSSKSFQDSSNNNELSIETNSFECCPGSIPVKLKISVTHNFGFNVHDDSHGHTLLSFIENKHRAILHEELKISRNPNLQDNRLHLGLYFISANVKGLSKFDISMMTTICHRINLLPIIAQRDGLTDTELSQCKHAITRDIQENNIQIFNFLSKSNDDDHKRDGDFEEYMTLSAKEYDYLSELNKLIPFAVIGSNSIGELQNEIVRNTKWGAIRIEDKNICDFKLLKNVIFETHLQEFKDVTVEKIYEKFRLQQLIRN; encoded by the exons ATGATATATACTGCAGAACAGATTAGacataaaaagaaattgaagaaaggaatcaatttcaatttgttggttGTAGGAGTGAATGATTTAGGGAAGAAAACGTTTATCAATAcattaatcaatcaaccttattatcaaatcaatcaaccaATTCCAAACACATCACAATCAAGTATAGCAGGAACAAGCAGTAGTAAATCTTTTCAGGATTcttccaataataatgaattatcaattgaaactaATTCATTTG AATGTTGTCCAGGATCAATACCAGTTAAACTTAAAATATCAGTTACTCATaattttggatttaatGTTCATGATGATTCTCATGGGCATactttattatcatttattgaaaataaacatCGAGCAATCTTGcatgaagaattgaaaattagTCGCAATCCAAATTTACAAGATAATAGACTTCATCTTGGATTGTATTTTATTAGTGCAAATGTGAAAGG attatcaaaatttgatatatCCATGATGACAACAATATGTCATCGTATTAATTTGTTACCAATAATTGCTCAACGAGACGGGCTAACTGATACCGAATTGAGTCAATGTAAACATGCAATAACTAGAGATATACAAGAGAATAATATTCAgatattcaattttctaTCCAAACTGAATGATGACGATCATAAACGAGATGGGGATTTTGAAGAATACATGACTTTATCAGCTAAGGAATATGACTATCTTAgtgaattgaataaattaattcCTTTTGCAGTTATTGGATCGAATTCAATTGGtgaattacaaaatgaGATTGTTCGAAATACTAAATGGGGCGCAATCCGTATTGAAGATAAGAATATTTGTGATTTCaaacttttgaaaaacgTAATATTTGAAACTCATCTACAAGAATTTAAAGATGTGACTGTCGAAAAGATATACGAAAAGTTTAGActtcaacaattgataagAAATTAA
- the UAP1 gene encoding UDP-N-acetylglucosamine pyrophosphorylase, putative (In S. cerevisiae: catalyzes the formation of UDP-N-acetylglucosamine (UDP-GlcNAc), which is important in cell wall biosynthesis, protein N-glycosylation, and GPI anchor biosynthesis), which translates to MTVKSQQPIIDSFKQAHQDQLFQYYDSLTIDQQQQFIDQLSTIEEPAKLISTVEQAIQFSQNNSASRNFTQLPNEQTASTLDLSQDILQNWNDLGLKAIANGEVAVLLMAGGQGTRLGSSAPKGCFNIDLPSQKSLFQIQAEKILKIEQLAQQHLKLETKPVINWYIMTSGPTRNATESFFIENKYFGLDSKQVIFFNQGTLPCFNLQGNKILLESKNSICQSPDGNGGLYKALKDNGILDDLNSKGIKHIHMYCVDNCLVKVADPIFIGFAIAKEFDLATKVVRKRDANESVGLIVLDEDTQRPCVIEYSEISEELANKKDPQDSSKLFLRAANIVNHYYSVEFLNKMIPKWISSQEYLPFHIAKKKIPSLNLETGEFYKPTEPNGIKLEQFIFDVFPSVELNKFGCLEVERLDEFSPLKNADGAKNDTPTTCRNHYLERGSRWVTQNGGVIDNEGLVEVDSKTSYGGEGLEFVNGKHFKNGDII; encoded by the coding sequence ATGACAGTGAAATCACAACAACcaattattgattcattCAAACAAGCTCACCAAGATCAACTTTTCCAATACTATGATTCATTGACAATagatcaacaacaacaatttataGATCAATTATCAACTATCGAAGAACCAGCTAAGTTGATTTCTACCGTGGAACAAGCCATTCAATTTTCTCAAAACAATTCAGCTTCAAGAAATTTCACTCAATTACCTAATGAACAAACTGCATCAACTTTAGATTTATCACAAGACATTTTGCAAAATTGGAATGATTTGGGTTTAAAAGCCATTGCCAATGGTGAAGTCGCAGTTTTATTAATGGCTGGAGGTCAAGGAACAAGATTAGGTTCAAGTGCTCCTAAAGGTTGTttcaatattgatttaccatcacaaaaatcattattccAAATTCAGgctgaaaaaattttgaaaattgaacaattagCTCAACAAcatttgaaattagaaaCCAAACCAGTTATTAATTGGTATATTATGACTAGCGGACCAACTAGAAATGCCACTGaatcatttttcattgaaaataaatattttggatTAGATTCTAAACAAGTGattttcttcaatcaaGGAACTTTACCATGTTTCAATTTACAAGGTAATAAAATCTTGTTAGAACTGaagaattcaatttgtcAATCACCTGATGGTAATGGTGGATTATACAAGGCATTAAAAGACAATGGGATACTAGATGATTTGAATTCCAAAGGAATCAAACATATTCATATGTATTGTGTGGACAATTGTTTAGTCAAAGTTGCTGATCCAATTTTCATTGGGTTTGCCATTGCcaaagaatttgatttggcCACTAAAGTGGTTAGAAAAAGAGATGCCAATGAAAGTGTTggtttaattgttttggaTGAAGATACTCAAAGACCTTGTGTTATTGAGTATAGTGAAATTTCTGAAGAATTGGCTAACAAAAAGGATCCTCAAGACTCttctaaattatttttaaggGCTGCCAATATTgtgaatcattattattccgtggaatttttaaataaaatgattCCTAAATGGATTTCATCACAAGAATATTTACCTTTCCATATagctaaaaagaaaattccAAGTTTAAATTTAGAAACTGGAGAATTTTATAAACCAACTGAACCAAATGGTATTAAATTAGAAcaattcatttttgatGTATTCCCATCAGTcgaattaaataaatttggttGTTTGGAAGTTGAACGTTTAGATGAATTTTCCCCATTGAAAAATGCCGATGGTGCTAAAAATGATACTCCAACAACTTGTAGAAACCATTATCTTGAAAGAGGTTCCAGATGGGTTACTCAAAATGGTGGggttattgataatgaaggATTAGTCGAAGTCGACAGTAAAACCAGTTATGGTGGTGAAGGTTTAGAATTTGTTAATGGTAaacatttcaaaaatggCGATATTATCTAA
- a CDS encoding ABC1 family protein, putative, with translation MFRQSLIYINRPKKSVNPVYLRHYVKTQIPITTFEFSKPKPQNKFRPLVYRVAIVATGLGTAYYIDNHYYSALMTRSVRAVYVLLWIAYAYGFNSNSYKNIDDLHEIASDKLLHLLTTNKGLYIKLGQAIANQGNLFPLAYQKKFPQLYDQAPVQSWQDVDRTLKENLGDDYQTRLFETIDHEPIASASIAQVHYGKLKNGEEVAIKVQHGYIENQIVVDLMIYRFISKVYEKVFDIPLSMFTKYISEQLIKETDFVHEMQNSEKLKKLIDNDSSLKHDNIKLPKNYPHLTTKQVLTAEWINGIPLTNKQTLLDHNYDLTLIMKQYIKLFGRQIFEYGFIHSDPHPGNLLVCFDSNNKQQLVLIDHGLYITLSDLFRLQYCNLWRYLFSLNTKGIEKIGREWGISSIDLFATVVQLRPVLLSPEVQSNENGEDHRNISDLFRDFIGDEKKFPGELPFLSRTMRMIQNLNQSFGSPVNRINLLTKESINALLSEKDLKFGNYWDLLRIKITLLFSGFMFYIVRLRQILSGDRFGGKGKGLEDYIEMYMQNTAKSLGMEWI, from the coding sequence ATGTTCAGACAatcattgatttatataaataggCCGAAGAAACTGGTCAACCCAGTTTATTTGCGTCATTATGTGAAGACACAGATACCAATTACTACCTTCGAGTTTAGTAAACCCAAACCCCAGAACAAGTTTCGGCCCTTGGTATACCGTGTAGCTATTGTTGCCACAGGTTTGGGAACGGCTTATTACATTGATAACCATTATTATTCGGCATTAATGACACGTTCAGTGCGAGCAGTATATGTGTTATTATGGATAGCCTATGCATACGGTTTCAATTCCAACTCCTACAAAAACATCGATGATTTACATGAAATTGCTTCGGATAAACTATTACACTTGTTAACTACCAACAAAGGTTTGTATATCAAATTGGGACAGGCAATTGCCAATCAAGGCAATCTTTTCCCACTTGCTTATCAAAAGAAATTCCCACAATTGTATGATCAAGCACCAGTACAAAGTTGGCAAGATGTTGATCGTACTTTAAAGGAGAATTTGGGCGATGATTATCAAACTCGGTTATTTGAAACGATTGACCACGAACCTATTGCAAGTGCATCTATTGCCCAAGTTCATTATgggaaattgaaaaatggagAAGAGGTTGCCATAAAAGTTCAACATGGTTATATTGAGAACCAAAtagttgttgatttgatgatttatcGATTTATTTCCAAAGTATACGAAAAAGTGTTTGATATCCCTTTGAGTATGTTTACCAAATACATATCTGAGCAATTGATTAAAGAAACCGATTTTGTTCATGAAATGCAAAATTCtgaaaaactaaaaaaattgattgataatgattcaaGTTTGAAACATGATAATATAAAGCTTCCTAAGAATTATCCCCATTTGACTACCAAACAAGTACTTACAGCGGAATGGATAAATGGGATTCCATTAACTAATAAACAAACGTTGTTAGATCACAACTACGATTTGACTTTAATTATGAAACAGTATATAAAATTGTTTGGCAGACAGATTTTTGAATATGGATTTATTCATTCTGACCCTCATCCAGGGAATTTAttggtttgttttgattccaacaataaacaacaGTTGGTTTTAATAGATCATGGATTGTATATTACATTATCGGATTTATTTAGGTTGCAATATTGTAATCTTTGGCGTTACTTGTTTCTGTTAAACACTAAAGGCATTGAGAAAATTGGCAGAGAATGGGGGATATCTtctattgatttatttgctACAGTTGTTCAATTACGACCGGTATTACTTAGTCCAGAAGTACAAAGCAATGAAAATGGAGAAGATCACCGTAATATATCTGATTTGTTTCGAGATTTTATAGGTGacgaaaagaaatttcCTGGCGAACTTCCGTTTTTATCAAGAACAATGAGAATGATACAAAATTTAAACCAGAGTTTTGGGAGTCCAGTAAATAGAATTAATCTATTAACAAAGGAACTGATCAATGCATTGTTACTGGAAAAAGACTTGAAGTTTGGAAATTATTGGGATCTTCTTCGAATAAAAATAacattattgttttcagGATTCATGTTTTATATTGTTAGATTAAGACAAATTTTATCAGGTGATAGATTTGGTGGTAAAGGTAAAGGACTAGAAGATTACATTGAGATGTATATGCAAAACACTGCAAAATCATTAGGAATGGAATGGATTTAG